One Aegilops tauschii subsp. strangulata cultivar AL8/78 chromosome 7, Aet v6.0, whole genome shotgun sequence genomic window carries:
- the LOC109760544 gene encoding uncharacterized protein, with protein MDKVLAFSILSASPADITPGAGAGSTWARLSWRGRKLQKDDQAGAGQQRKQGGLQGETEHQPGKRKSQSPSPPRLRFAPEFDGIDCFETIVCH; from the coding sequence ATGGACAAGGTGCTGGCCTTCTCGATCCTGAGCGCGTCGCCGGCCGACATCACCCCCGGCGCCGGAGCCGGCAGCACCTGGGCTCGGCTCTCCTGGCGGGGGAGGAAGCTGCAGAAGGACGACCAGGCTGGAGCTGGGCAACAGAGAAAACAGGGCGGTCTGCAGGGGGAAACAGAGCATCAGCCGGGCAAGAGGAAATCACAGTCGCCCTCGCCGCCGCGGCTGCGGTTCGCGCCAGAGTTCGACGGGATTGACTGCTTCGAGACCATCGTGTGCCATTGA